A window of Candidatus Nealsonbacteria bacterium CG07_land_8_20_14_0_80_39_13 contains these coding sequences:
- the groL gene encoding chaperonin GroEL: MSSKQILFDEDARRKMKIGVDKLANAVKVTLGSKGRNVVLDRGFGSPTITNDGVTIAKEIELEDRVENLGAEIVKEVAEKANSMAGDGTTTAVLLAQAMISEGLRNVTAGSNPLSLKRGIQKGVEAVVSNLKQIAKPVSGTKELAQVASISAEDTEMGNLIAEVMGEVGKDGVITIEESKTFGLSKETVEGLQFDNGYISPYMITDVEKMEAIYDDVKILITDKKVSSLQEILPILEKVAKTGSKELVIIAEDVEGEALATLVVNKIRGIFNTLAIKAPGFGDRKKDMLQDIAIVTGGQVISEEAGLKLETIELNQLGSARRVVSSKENTTIVEGKGKKDVISARVSQLKKQMLKTDSDFDKEKMQERLAKLSGGVAVIKVGAATEVEQRARQHKLEDALSATKAAAEEGIVPGGGTALLRCISALDKVDVKGDEKIGLKILKRTLEEPIRQMAQNAGIDGSVVAEEVKKRIVAGEVNFGFNTEKMVYEDLMKSGIVDPVKVVRSSLENATSAAAMLLTTECVVAEKPEEKKNEGMPGGMGGMGSMGM; encoded by the coding sequence ATGAGTTCTAAACAAATTTTATTTGACGAAGACGCAAGAAGAAAAATGAAAATCGGCGTTGATAAGCTTGCCAACGCTGTAAAAGTTACCCTTGGTTCAAAAGGCAGGAATGTTGTTTTGGACAGGGGATTTGGTTCTCCAACCATCACTAATGACGGGGTAACTATTGCTAAAGAAATTGAGCTTGAAGACAGGGTTGAAAATTTGGGAGCGGAGATCGTTAAGGAAGTGGCGGAAAAAGCCAATAGTATGGCCGGCGACGGAACAACCACAGCTGTTCTTTTGGCTCAAGCTATGATTTCCGAGGGATTAAGAAATGTTACCGCCGGTTCCAATCCTCTTTCTCTAAAAAGAGGAATTCAAAAGGGAGTTGAAGCGGTTGTCAGTAATTTAAAGCAAATTGCCAAACCGGTTTCCGGGACAAAAGAACTGGCCCAGGTAGCTTCAATTTCAGCCGAGGATACGGAAATGGGGAACTTAATCGCTGAAGTGATGGGAGAGGTTGGAAAAGACGGCGTCATCACCATTGAAGAATCAAAAACTTTTGGTTTAAGTAAGGAAACAGTTGAAGGCCTTCAATTTGATAATGGCTATATCTCTCCTTACATGATTACTGATGTTGAAAAAATGGAGGCGATTTATGATGATGTTAAAATTTTAATTACCGATAAAAAGGTTTCTTCTTTGCAGGAAATATTGCCTATTTTGGAAAAGGTAGCTAAAACAGGCTCAAAAGAATTGGTTATTATCGCTGAAGATGTTGAGGGCGAGGCTTTGGCCACTTTGGTAGTTAACAAAATAAGAGGAATATTTAACACCTTGGCTATAAAAGCGCCCGGTTTCGGCGACCGTAAGAAAGATATGCTTCAAGACATAGCTATTGTTACCGGCGGACAGGTTATTTCCGAAGAAGCGGGACTAAAATTGGAAACAATTGAATTGAATCAGCTCGGTTCAGCCAGAAGAGTAGTCTCCTCAAAGGAAAACACGACTATTGTTGAAGGTAAAGGAAAAAAAGATGTCATAAGCGCCAGAGTCAGTCAGCTCAAAAAGCAAATGCTTAAAACTGATTCTGATTTTGATAAGGAAAAAATGCAGGAACGGTTGGCAAAACTTTCCGGAGGGGTGGCGGTTATTAAAGTGGGGGCCGCGACAGAAGTTGAGCAGAGAGCCAGACAGCACAAGTTGGAAGATGCTTTATCTGCCACCAAAGCGGCGGCTGAAGAGGGGATTGTTCCCGGAGGAGGGACAGCTCTTTTGAGATGTATTTCCGCTTTGGATAAAGTGGACGTTAAGGGAGATGAGAAAATCGGCTTAAAGATTCTCAAAAGAACACTTGAGGAGCCTATCAGGCAGATGGCTCAAAACGCCGGAATAGACGGTTCTGTCGTGGCAGAAGAAGTTAAAAAGAGAATAGTGGCCGGAGAAGTAAATTTCGGCTTTAATACGGAAAAAATGGTTTACGAAGATTTGATGAAATCAGGTATCGTCGACCCTGTTAAAGTCGTCAGATCTTCCTTAGAGAATGCCACTTCAGCCGCAGCTATGCTTTTGACAACAGAATGCGTAGTGGCGGAAAAGCCGGAGGAAAAGAAAAACGAGGGGATGCCCGGTGGTATGGGCGGTATGGGAAGTATGGGAATGTAG